Genomic DNA from Paenibacillus sp. KS-LC4:
AATAAAATTACGCTTGTTAGAATTATTTTAGTGCCAATTATTATGGTTTTCCTGCTCGTTAATATGAATGTGGGCTCAGTTGTATTTGATGACTATTCCATTACATATAACCAGATAATTGCAGCAATTATTTTCATTGTGGCAGCGAGTACGGACGGGTTAGACGGGTATATCGCCCGTAAGAACAAAATTGTAACCAATTTGGGCAAGCTTCTTGATCCACTTGCTGATAAGCTGCTTGTTGCGGCTGTGCTAATTTCACTGGTGGAGATGGATAAGCTGGCTGGCTGGATTGCAATTCTGATTATTAGCCGTGAATTCGCTGTTACTGGACTTCGCCAAATTGCGCTGCTTGAGGGCAGTGTTATGGCAGCTAGCAAATGGGGCAAGTGGAAAACAGCTGTACAAATTACGATGATCATATCGCTTTTGCTTAACAACTTCCCGTTCGCTTTCATCTCGGTTCCATTTGATTTGATTGCAAGCTGGGTCGCAGTTGCAATTACGCTCTATTCCGGAATTGATTATTTTGTGAAAAATAAACATTTAATTCCGGTAGAATAACGATGAAACGCACTTTGCCGTTTTTTGAAAAGCATCTTTCCTGTTTCAGGGAGGATGCTTTTGCTTACCGAATTATAGCGCGGCCATTACCTGAAGGAGGATGAATAGGATGAAAGCAGAGATTATCGCAGTAGGTACAGAATTGCTGCTCGGACAGATTGTTAATACAAATGCACAGTATTTGTCCCAAGAGCTCGCTGGACTTGGCATAGATGTATATTTTCAAACGGTGGTTGGAGACAACCCGGAGCGTATTCGCAAAGCGATTGTAACAGCGAAAGAGCGCGCCGACTTGCTTGTGTTTACCGGAGGCTTAGGACCTACGCTTGATGATTTGACGAAGGATGTGCTGGCTGCTTATTTAAATCGCGGTTTGTTCTTGCACAAGCCTTCCAT
This window encodes:
- the pgsA gene encoding CDP-diacylglycerol--glycerol-3-phosphate 3-phosphatidyltransferase translates to MNLANKITLVRIILVPIIMVFLLVNMNVGSVVFDDYSITYNQIIAAIIFIVAASTDGLDGYIARKNKIVTNLGKLLDPLADKLLVAAVLISLVEMDKLAGWIAILIISREFAVTGLRQIALLEGSVMAASKWGKWKTAVQITMIISLLLNNFPFAFISVPFDLIASWVAVAITLYSGIDYFVKNKHLIPVE